A portion of the Mesoplasma entomophilum genome contains these proteins:
- a CDS encoding PTS transporter subunit EIIC: MGKKEKLPQIKIDLKAWSKELVEYLGGTENIISATHCLTRLRLVIKDENLINKPKVETMPSVKGTFKSSGQYQIIIGTEVEKYFKEFVAVSGVQAVTKEKAKAIANENNGGWFLKSLNFLGEVFIPIIPVLVAGGIILGFRNILEADFNGFIIVKSGQFWQGLDDFLWIPAQVCFWWLPVHLCWSIFRKMEADQVMGIVVGLCLLVPPLMNVYDVSGEASQDGGFKWIWQIMAGMDDGAFDWGFMKYPWKIQYTAQVIPAFAIGIVGAYINKWIKRTSPAVVSQIVVPLVTILPTFTLAMFVIGPAGFIVASVISFAISWAFTNNIAKYFFGFIIGMAYAPIVLTGVHHLFNAVFVQDTIQNGGNFLFIGTCAQAIAQGSAVLGWILVNKKDPRAKDVGIPSVVSAYLGVTEPAMYGINLKHMYPFVAASIATGLGLELAVISGVSATNSGNGAWLGILNVQVESKIEGVNTWIGTGYTWFMISMLLTAAVSIGLTMVFSKVKYFEKFNIEVKAAELLK, encoded by the coding sequence ATGGGTAAAAAAGAAAAATTACCACAAATAAAGATTGATTTAAAAGCATGATCAAAAGAACTTGTTGAATATCTTGGTGGAACTGAAAATATAATATCAGCAACACATTGTTTAACAAGACTAAGACTTGTTATTAAAGATGAAAATCTTATTAATAAACCAAAAGTTGAAACAATGCCAAGTGTTAAAGGTACTTTTAAATCTTCTGGTCAATATCAAATTATTATTGGAACAGAAGTTGAAAAATATTTCAAAGAATTTGTAGCAGTTTCAGGTGTTCAAGCGGTAACAAAAGAAAAAGCAAAAGCCATTGCAAATGAAAATAATGGTGGATGATTTTTAAAATCTCTTAACTTTTTAGGAGAAGTATTTATTCCGATTATTCCTGTTCTAGTAGCAGGTGGAATAATTTTAGGATTTAGAAATATTTTGGAAGCAGATTTTAATGGTTTTATAATTGTTAAATCTGGTCAATTCTGACAAGGACTTGATGACTTCTTATGAATTCCAGCTCAAGTTTGTTTCTGATGACTACCAGTTCATTTATGCTGAAGTATTTTTAGAAAAATGGAAGCTGACCAAGTTATGGGAATTGTTGTTGGATTATGTTTATTAGTTCCACCTTTAATGAACGTTTATGATGTTTCTGGTGAAGCTTCACAAGATGGTGGATTTAAATGAATCTGACAAATTATGGCAGGTATGGATGATGGAGCCTTTGACTGAGGTTTCATGAAATATCCTTGAAAAATTCAATATACAGCGCAAGTTATTCCTGCGTTTGCTATTGGTATTGTTGGTGCTTATATCAATAAATGAATTAAAAGAACATCACCAGCAGTTGTAAGTCAAATTGTTGTTCCATTAGTGACAATTTTACCAACATTTACATTAGCTATGTTTGTAATTGGACCTGCAGGATTTATAGTTGCATCAGTTATCAGTTTTGCTATTTCATGAGCATTTACAAATAACATTGCAAAATACTTCTTCGGATTTATAATTGGTATGGCATATGCACCAATTGTATTAACAGGGGTTCACCACTTATTTAATGCAGTGTTCGTACAAGATACAATACAAAATGGAGGAAACTTCTTATTTATTGGAACATGTGCTCAAGCTATTGCTCAAGGAAGTGCTGTTCTTGGTTGAATATTAGTTAACAAAAAAGATCCAAGAGCAAAAGATGTAGGTATCCCATCAGTTGTTTCAGCTTATCTAGGAGTTACTGAACCAGCAATGTATGGTATTAACTTAAAACATATGTATCCATTTGTAGCAGCTTCAATTGCAACAGGTTTAGGATTAGAATTAGCAGTTATTTCAGGTGTTAGTGCAACAAACTCAGGAAATGGTGCTTGATTAGGAATTTTAAATGTTCAAGTTGAATCAAAAATTGAAGGTGTTAATACTTGAATTGGAACTGGTTATACATGATTTATGATATCAATGTTATTAACAGCGGCAGTTTCAATAGGATTAACAATGGTATTTTCAAAAGTTAAATATTTTGAAAAATTCAATATCGAAGTAAAAGCAGCAGAATTACTAAAATAA
- a CDS encoding BspA family leucine-rich repeat surface protein, whose protein sequence is MNKLISFLAATTLTINGVILAVSCNSNLVKGKLEKVHVKTLQKNLQNLLKSKVEEKWAVKDLQDEINQKYGEEQITVEETETEVKKITDGVYNQNWKFIGNGMSNDKSSYIGEITLIHNWKMYKVLAASEIQAAANKVKGDYVTLEAAQTAIENEIINIAGIKSVEFQTNDYHWSNEQVKFSVELDEDYKLDGNNTFTVDIRIGEKETINYNILKQTFEDSVKDGMSDSEVVSALKNIHKPNGVKTISVNKKQPSENDGNAVFEINITIDEDNYIISSTYFEIKVQVDNRKIIDTKELSTLLSKLSDLSFNTSTQKDLEKTIEYIIKMNTSSEIFDLIQFSINKGKIIVYPKNNVKYKLSNKIDVKLNGWTNNSKNQSTIYYDNKTETFVAVNFANENEPSVREIDTETIYQIGYNFEGQVPMMPSKIRQINSYLPTGATNLTNMFNQCFEFNQDLSLWDTSNVTSLYGTFHEASKFDGNISNWNTQSVTLMSYTFAKASQFNKDISKWNTEKVTKMDHMFENAHTFNQNLSSWDVYNVINVDDFDIKTESWNLAKPKFDNSKNIEIISSELYSLVNDNEHKNKAWNKEELQQAVDKKYGPGKIIVIIFSLSKNQHLDVEFHEDTWMFSGQWSLSNKKLEYSNSTSIKHNWNVNVVSVSDIQNLLNNFLTEETPENLAIEEYKKFSASGVKVVSSRKVNKDDKFIKVKLELIDSTYKWNDLNFNGEFIVTSDKIVFMKYIDTTRIYQLYDQAVKKVFTVNSNYKFLDLTKSIAYLNLTEEEFNAIEFRLFTFNNVSGIVDIKIKDQYKNYYTLSGGEKRVSYYMAEMGRDGLKQETIAEDSKGNIQVYPPTVSLENKNDGIKVYQIGIDYYQEAFVIGRLPENLEKISPYLPIEITSLYSAFFNLKKFNDANIKRWNVSRITNMNATFGGATNFNQDISGWNTANLNSMNNMFKNAINFNQNLGLWNVNKVKSYENFDSNTTSWVLQKPLLGKY, encoded by the coding sequence ATGAATAAATTAATAAGTTTTTTAGCAGCAACCACTTTGACAATAAATGGTGTTATTTTAGCTGTATCATGTAATTCAAATTTGGTAAAAGGTAAGTTAGAAAAAGTTCATGTCAAAACACTTCAAAAAAATTTACAAAATTTATTGAAATCAAAAGTAGAAGAAAAATGAGCAGTAAAAGATTTGCAAGATGAAATTAATCAAAAATATGGTGAAGAACAAATAACTGTTGAAGAAACAGAAACTGAAGTGAAAAAAATAACTGATGGTGTTTATAACCAGAACTGAAAATTTATTGGAAATGGAATGTCGAATGATAAAAGTTCTTATATAGGTGAAATAACTTTAATTCATAATTGAAAAATGTATAAAGTTTTAGCTGCAAGTGAAATTCAAGCTGCAGCTAATAAGGTTAAAGGCGATTATGTAACTTTGGAAGCGGCTCAAACTGCAATTGAAAATGAGATAATAAATATAGCAGGTATTAAATCAGTTGAATTTCAAACAAATGATTATCATTGATCAAATGAACAAGTTAAGTTCAGTGTTGAATTGGACGAAGATTATAAACTTGATGGAAACAACACATTTACTGTTGATATAAGAATTGGTGAGAAGGAAACTATTAATTACAATATCCTAAAACAAACTTTTGAAGACTCGGTAAAAGATGGCATGAGTGATTCAGAAGTTGTTAGTGCTTTAAAAAATATTCATAAACCAAATGGAGTTAAAACAATATCAGTAAATAAAAAGCAGCCGAGTGAAAATGATGGAAATGCAGTTTTTGAAATCAATATAACTATTGATGAAGATAACTATATTATTAGTTCAACATATTTTGAAATTAAAGTTCAAGTTGATAACAGAAAAATAATTGATACAAAAGAATTAAGCACGTTATTAAGTAAGTTATCTGATTTATCATTTAACACTTCAACTCAGAAAGATCTTGAAAAAACTATTGAATATATTATAAAAATGAATACATCATCAGAAATATTTGATTTAATCCAATTTTCAATAAATAAAGGAAAAATAATTGTTTATCCCAAAAACAATGTTAAGTATAAACTATCTAACAAAATTGATGTAAAGTTGAATGGTTGAACAAACAATTCAAAAAATCAAAGTACTATTTATTATGACAATAAGACAGAAACTTTTGTAGCTGTAAATTTTGCTAATGAAAATGAGCCTTCAGTCAGAGAAATTGATACTGAAACTATTTACCAAATCGGTTATAATTTTGAAGGTCAAGTACCTATGATGCCATCAAAAATTAGACAAATTAATAGTTACTTACCAACTGGTGCAACAAACTTAACAAATATGTTTAATCAGTGTTTTGAATTTAATCAAGATTTAAGTTTATGAGATACTTCAAATGTTACTTCTTTGTATGGAACTTTCCATGAAGCAAGCAAATTTGATGGAAATATATCTAATTGAAATACTCAATCAGTAACATTAATGTCATATACATTTGCAAAAGCTTCGCAATTTAACAAAGATATTAGTAAATGAAATACAGAGAAAGTTACAAAGATGGATCATATGTTTGAAAATGCTCATACTTTTAATCAAAATCTAAGCAGTTGAGATGTTTACAATGTAATTAATGTTGATGATTTTGATATAAAAACTGAAAGCTGAAATTTAGCAAAACCAAAATTTGACAATAGTAAGAATATTGAAATTATTAGTTCAGAATTATACTCATTAGTTAATGATAATGAACATAAGAATAAAGCTTGAAATAAAGAAGAATTGCAACAAGCAGTAGACAAAAAATATGGTCCAGGCAAAATAATTGTTATTATTTTTTCCTTAAGCAAAAATCAGCATTTAGATGTAGAATTTCACGAAGATACCTGAATGTTTAGTGGTCAATGATCTTTATCAAATAAAAAATTAGAATATTCTAATTCAACTTCTATAAAGCATAACTGAAATGTTAATGTTGTTTCTGTTAGTGATATACAAAATCTTTTGAATAATTTTTTAACAGAAGAAACACCAGAAAATCTGGCGATTGAAGAATATAAAAAATTTAGTGCTTCAGGTGTTAAAGTTGTAAGTTCTCGAAAAGTGAATAAAGATGACAAATTTATAAAAGTTAAGTTAGAACTTATTGATTCAACTTATAAATGAAATGACTTAAATTTTAATGGCGAGTTTATAGTAACAAGTGATAAAATAGTTTTTATGAAATATATTGATACAACAAGAATATATCAATTGTATGATCAAGCTGTAAAAAAAGTTTTTACAGTTAACTCAAACTATAAGTTTTTAGACTTAACTAAATCAATAGCATATTTGAATTTAACTGAAGAAGAATTTAATGCAATTGAATTTAGGTTGTTTACTTTTAATAATGTCAGTGGTATTGTTGATATAAAAATTAAAGATCAATATAAAAATTACTATACTCTTTCAGGCGGAGAAAAAAGAGTAAGCTATTACATGGCAGAAATGGGTAGAGATGGCTTAAAACAAGAAACAATAGCTGAGGACTCGAAAGGAAATATTCAAGTTTATCCGCCCACTGTTTCACTTGAAAATAAAAATGATGGTATTAAAGTTTATCAAATAGGTATAGATTATTACCAAGAAGCATTTGTAATAGGTAGATTGCCCGAAAATTTAGAAAAAATTTCACCATACTTGCCAATTGAAATAACTTCTTTATATTCAGCATTTTTTAATTTAAAAAAATTTAATGATGCTAATATAAAACGATGAAATGTGTCAAGAATAACAAATATGAATGCAACTTTTGGCGGAGCTACGAATTTTAATCAGGATATAAGTGGGTGAAATACAGCAAATTTAAATAGTATGAATAATATGTTCAAGAACGCAATTAATTTTAATCAAAATTTAGGATTATGAAATGTGAATAAAGTAAAATCATATGAAAACTTTGATTCCAATACAACTTCATGAGTGCTGCAAAAACCTTTATTAGGTAAGTATTAA
- a CDS encoding ROK family protein, with protein sequence MILNIDLGGNSAKCALIENFEIKSKFFVETPKFEIIENLKKMIDIYFKENGYKWENVEAISFSVPGAYDKKTEIIVFAGNLNWWNYPLLKEARRIFNFEKIFILNDANAATYGEWKKGQDGMPESMMLFTLGTGVGHGLILNKQIWEGTKKGYASEGGHGGCFADEELLCSCGVYGCLEARSSATGIERELNKADNKNYIESKLGKEFKTIKIIDIVELFNNEDPVIINIFKECLMPLSKAVGYLQTVLDVDKVIIGGGPSNLGKRISEIIFENLKKYTLKSFYEDMVIEIAKLGNDAGIWGAYYWALENI encoded by the coding sequence ATGATACTAAATATTGATTTAGGTGGAAACTCAGCTAAATGTGCACTTATTGAAAACTTTGAAATAAAAAGTAAGTTTTTTGTTGAAACACCAAAATTTGAAATAATTGAAAATTTAAAGAAAATGATAGATATTTATTTTAAAGAAAATGGTTATAAATGAGAAAATGTTGAAGCAATATCTTTTTCTGTACCTGGTGCATACGATAAAAAAACTGAAATTATTGTGTTTGCAGGTAATTTAAATTGATGAAACTATCCTCTTTTAAAAGAAGCAAGAAGAATATTTAATTTTGAAAAAATATTTATTTTAAATGATGCCAATGCTGCAACTTATGGTGAATGAAAAAAAGGCCAAGATGGTATGCCAGAATCTATGATGCTATTCACTCTAGGAACTGGAGTTGGTCATGGTTTAATTTTAAATAAACAAATTTGAGAAGGAACTAAAAAAGGATACGCAAGTGAAGGCGGTCATGGTGGATGTTTCGCTGATGAAGAATTGCTTTGCTCATGCGGTGTTTATGGTTGTTTAGAAGCAAGAAGTAGTGCTACAGGTATAGAGCGTGAACTTAATAAAGCTGATAACAAGAACTACATTGAATCAAAATTAGGAAAAGAATTTAAAACAATTAAAATTATTGATATTGTTGAATTGTTCAATAATGAAGACCCAGTTATTATAAATATATTTAAAGAGTGTTTGATGCCATTATCAAAAGCCGTTGGATATTTACAAACTGTTTTAGATGTTGACAAAGTAATCATTGGAGGTGGGCCTTCAAATTTAGGCAAAAGAATATCTGAAATAATTTTTGAAAATTTGAAAAAATATACTTTAAAATCGTTTTATGAAGACATGGTTATAGAAATAGCTAAGCTTGGCAATGACGCAGGAATTTGAGGAGCTTATTACTGAGCTTTAGAAAATATTTAA
- a CDS encoding LacI family DNA-binding transcriptional regulator, with translation MSKHNITYHDISKMANVAIGTVSRYFNGEKISDKTRIKIDNVLKEINYVPNFAASTLRKKNSDIYVVTPSSENEAINMPLINGIKFELNLRNIFFSLCHHQIPKFMKKILNT, from the coding sequence ATGAGCAAACATAATATAACCTATCATGACATCTCTAAAATGGCAAATGTAGCTATTGGTACTGTTTCAAGATATTTTAATGGTGAAAAAATTTCTGATAAAACAAGAATTAAAATTGATAATGTTTTAAAGGAAATAAATTATGTTCCTAATTTTGCTGCATCAACCTTAAGAAAGAAAAACTCTGATATTTATGTTGTAACTCCTTCATCAGAAAATGAAGCAATAAATATGCCTCTAATTAATGGTATTAAATTTGAATTAAATTTAAGAAATATTTTTTTCAGTTTATGTCATCACCAAATCCCGAAATTTATGAAAAAGATATTAAATACATAA
- a CDS encoding LacI family DNA-binding transcriptional regulator: MSKNNITYHDIAKAANVGIGTVSRYFNNYNISDNAKNKIDKVIKELNYIPNFAASNIKKQSKDVYLILPYNKDETANMEIVNGVKSFMNEKNINFFVFFSSSESDKYTNDLKYLINRNPLGIVLLLPKNTSEKLINEITNISTTKIIVYNRNIKDIESIKIDDKKMFEELASIINLKYPTKNIAFIGLNKKDITTGKNRIEAFEKKIKNKDFKYYLLDQNSFKVAEEIIEKIIGENNPDIIVSATHTISMSVFSFLMSKKIRDEYITTDIGGMGKSQFLTNADINIFIDYFYIGYQLGNKLLNNKFEMENFFKII, from the coding sequence ATGAGCAAAAATAATATAACTTATCATGATATAGCAAAGGCTGCAAACGTGGGAATAGGAACTGTTTCAAGATATTTTAATAACTATAATATATCTGATAATGCAAAGAATAAAATAGACAAAGTCATAAAAGAATTAAACTACATCCCCAATTTTGCTGCTTCAAATATTAAAAAACAAAGTAAAGATGTTTATCTAATATTGCCTTATAATAAAGATGAAACTGCAAATATGGAAATTGTAAATGGTGTTAAAAGTTTTATGAATGAAAAAAACATAAATTTTTTTGTATTTTTTTCATCTTCTGAAAGCGACAAATATACTAATGATTTGAAATATCTTATAAATAGAAATCCACTTGGGATTGTACTTCTTTTACCAAAAAATACTTCGGAAAAATTAATTAATGAAATTACAAATATTTCGACAACAAAAATTATTGTTTATAATAGAAATATTAAAGACATTGAATCTATAAAAATTGATGATAAGAAAATGTTTGAAGAATTAGCATCAATAATAAATTTAAAATACCCAACTAAAAACATTGCATTTATTGGTCTAAATAAAAAAGATATAACAACAGGTAAGAACAGAATAGAAGCTTTTGAAAAGAAAATAAAAAATAAAGACTTTAAATACTACTTATTAGATCAAAACAGTTTTAAAGTTGCAGAAGAAATTATTGAAAAAATAATTGGCGAAAACAACCCAGACATAATAGTATCTGCAACACATACAATATCAATGTCGGTTTTTAGTTTTTTAATGAGCAAAAAAATTCGTGACGAATATATTACAACAGATATTGGCGGAATGGGTAAAAGTCAATTTTTAACTAACGCAGATATAAACATTTTTATAGATTATTTTTATATTGGATATCAATTAGGGAATAAATTACTAAATAATAAGTTTGAAATGGAGAATTTTTTCAAAATTATTTAG
- a CDS encoding alpha,alpha-phosphotrehalase yields the protein MRNEVIYQIFPLTFSDGKKKGKGNIKGIINKLDYLKSLGITRIWISPFTKSPFKDSGYDVSDYCGINEEFGTMEEVEILISEAKKRNLTIVLDIVFNHTSDQHEWFKKALAGDEKYMNYYIFKDPVNGKEPTNWKSKMGGLSWEFVPNLNKYYLHLFTKEQPDLNWENPEVRNELINILKFWKDKGISGFRLDVCNLYSKPTLFENDKIGDGRRFYTDGAKVEEYFNLMHNEVFGTDNEIFTVGEVSSTTKEKSAKYAKAGNKELDSVFTFLHLKVDYENNDKWTNVKPDLNLFWKLQKEWQEYYQLKNSTLALFMNNHDQPRAVSRFGNVDKYWYESATSIFAFTSLMRGVPFIYQGEEIGMTNLTFNDLNEFKDVESIGNANDLLKIKSEEEVLDILRIKSRDNARSVMQWDDELNAGFSEKENIELFVNENYKKINVKNQLNDDKSVLNFYKKVINLRLTEEIFNNGKINFFEEQDYAYCRKLDDKEVIILTNWTTENKLIKLKLDSNNWKIILNNYDDFNFDSLKPYQVIAIERK from the coding sequence ATGAGAAATGAAGTAATTTATCAGATATTCCCTTTAACTTTTTCTGATGGTAAGAAAAAAGGTAAAGGAAATATCAAAGGTATAATAAATAAATTAGATTATTTAAAAAGTTTAGGCATAACTAGAATATGAATATCGCCCTTTACAAAATCACCTTTTAAAGATAGTGGTTATGATGTTTCAGATTATTGTGGAATAAATGAAGAATTTGGTACTATGGAAGAAGTTGAAATTCTTATTTCTGAAGCAAAGAAAAGAAATTTAACAATTGTTTTAGATATAGTTTTCAATCATACTTCTGACCAACACGAATGATTTAAAAAAGCGTTGGCTGGTGATGAAAAATATATGAATTATTATATTTTTAAAGATCCAGTCAATGGCAAAGAACCAACTAATTGAAAAAGTAAAATGGGTGGTTTAAGTTGAGAATTTGTACCTAATCTAAATAAATACTATTTACATTTATTTACAAAAGAACAACCAGATTTAAATTGAGAAAATCCAGAAGTTAGAAATGAACTAATTAATATATTGAAGTTTTGAAAAGATAAAGGTATTAGCGGTTTCAGACTTGATGTTTGTAATCTTTATAGCAAACCAACATTATTTGAAAATGATAAAATTGGGGATGGTAGAAGATTCTATACAGATGGAGCAAAAGTTGAAGAGTACTTTAACTTGATGCATAATGAAGTTTTTGGAACTGATAATGAAATATTTACAGTTGGTGAAGTTTCATCAACTACTAAAGAAAAATCAGCTAAATATGCTAAGGCAGGAAATAAAGAACTTGATTCAGTTTTTACATTCTTACATCTAAAAGTTGATTATGAAAATAATGATAAATGAACAAATGTAAAGCCTGATTTAAACTTGTTTTGAAAATTACAAAAAGAATGACAAGAATATTATCAATTAAAAAATTCTACTTTAGCTTTATTTATGAATAATCATGATCAACCAAGGGCTGTTTCAAGATTTGGAAATGTAGATAAATATTGATATGAAAGTGCAACTTCTATTTTTGCATTTACTTCATTAATGCGTGGAGTTCCATTCATTTATCAAGGTGAAGAAATTGGTATGACAAATTTAACTTTTAATGACCTTAATGAATTTAAAGATGTTGAATCAATTGGAAATGCTAATGATTTATTAAAAATAAAATCAGAAGAAGAAGTACTTGATATTTTACGAATTAAATCAAGAGATAATGCAAGAAGTGTAATGCAGTGAGATGATGAATTAAACGCAGGGTTTTCAGAAAAAGAAAATATAGAATTATTTGTTAATGAAAATTACAAAAAAATCAATGTTAAAAACCAATTAAATGATGACAAATCAGTTTTAAATTTCTATAAAAAAGTAATTAATTTGAGATTAACAGAAGAAATATTTAATAATGGTAAAATAAACTTTTTTGAAGAACAGGATTATGCATATTGTAGAAAATTAGATGATAAAGAAGTAATTATATTAACAAACTGAACAACTGAAAATAAATTGATAAAATTAAAACTAGATAGCAATAATTGAAAAATAATTTTAAATAATTATGATGATTTTAATTTTGATTCTTTAAAACCTTATCAAGTAATAGCCATCGAAAGGAAATAA